AGGGACTCCCAGTTCCTCGACCAGGTCGCTCAGCAGGCTGATCACCTCGACGTCGGCCAGCGGCGAATCGGAGCCGATCGCCTCGGCGCCGATCTGGTGGAACTGGCGGTAGCGGCCGGCCTGCGGGCGTTCGTGGCGGAAAAACGGCCCGGCGTAAGCGAGCTTCACCGGCTGCGGCAGCTTGTGCATGCCGTGCTCGACGTAGGCCCTGCAGATCGGCGCCGTGCCTTCGGGCCGGAGGGTCAGGCTGCGTCCGCCCTTGTCCTCGAAAGTGAACATCTCCTTGCGAACGATGTCGGTCGATTTGCCGACCCCGCGCTCGAACAGCGCCGTGTCCTCGAAGACGGGAGTGGCGATGTCCCGATAGCCGGCCCGGCCGAAGATCTCACCTGCCGCCGCGAGCAGGCGCTCACGCTCGGCCGACTGCTGCGGCAGGACGTCGAAGGTTCCGCGCGGGACTTTGAACTTTTCCGCCATCTCAGCCCGGAATTTCGGCGAGGAAGGGATTCGTCGCCAGCTCGGCCGCAAGCGTTGTGGTTCCCATGTGTCCGGGATAGACCTCGGTCTCACCGGGATGGGCCTCGACCAGCATCGTGATTGACTGGAGCAGGGTGTCCCAGTTGCCGCCGGGCAGGTCGACCCGCCCGACCGAGTTCTGGAAGAGCACGTCACCCGAGAACATCGCGCCGTGCTCGCGGATCGAAAACGTTACGTGTCCGGGGCTGTGGCCCGGCGTGAAAAGCACGTCGATCTCGAGGCCGCCGATCGAGAGGTGGTCACCGCCGTTGATCAGGTGATCGGCTTCGTAACTTTCGTACGGGCCGATTCCGGGCCACGGGACGTAGGCCATGATGTCGGCCAGGATCTGGACCTCGAGCTCCGGGCAGTAGACGGGGGCACCGGTGGCCCGGGCGACCGGCGCGACCGCGCCGATGTGGTCGAAGTGGCAGTGGGTCAGGAGGATCGCTTCGAGCGTCAGCCCGCGTTCAGCAAGTGGTTCCATCAAGCGGTCCGGTTCGTCACCGGGATCGATCAGCACCGCCTTGTCGGAGCCATCGATCCAGACGAGGTAGGAATTCTCAGCCACCGGCCCGACTGTCTGGCCGAGCACCTCGAGGCCGGCCACGGTTACTTCCCGGACGCGCGGATGCGGTTCCGCTCACGGCGGCGCCACATCACGGTGTCCATGTAATAACCG
This window of the Thermoleophilia bacterium genome carries:
- a CDS encoding MBL fold metallo-hydrolase, whose translation is MAGLEVLGQTVGPVAENSYLVWIDGSDKAVLIDPGDEPDRLMEPLAERGLTLEAILLTHCHFDHIGAVAPVARATGAPVYCPELEVQILADIMAYVPWPGIGPYESYEADHLINGGDHLSIGGLEIDVLFTPGHSPGHVTFSIREHGAMFSGDVLFQNSVGRVDLPGGNWDTLLQSITMLVEAHPGETEVYPGHMGTTTLAAELATNPFLAEIPG